One genomic window of Phoenix dactylifera cultivar Barhee BC4 chromosome 6, palm_55x_up_171113_PBpolish2nd_filt_p, whole genome shotgun sequence includes the following:
- the LOC103705162 gene encoding ABC transporter B family member 19-like has protein sequence MEDFSFTVDTSYSRGRSPLHGHHTTPATSISRSPRLRRRSRRRPSTDDISWQNSVSWQFESTEWRQPGGFGAALSPWTPASTTIRPNRSPAMFSRSAKDYFLSRTSNPLYEQSRHGSRLELHSHVSRARHRSREFSRRNHDASTSSIFTNLGVFQGRGGRASTTGTDASLAGLDELSMVDYSVPELIAPRNSLHSARIDHSLNHHQHHDDHLHDVSFSHVHDTDHIYVTPRRRRDGEVSYSHGDRHGHDLSSTYGDGHGHHGYNMHEYDDDGYGDEDDDDEEEEEEDVRVTPPVGLFSLFKYSTTSDLVLIFLGCIGALINGGSLPWYSYLFGDFVNKIALESVNDKAQMMKDVQTICLYMGALAALVAIGAYMEITCWRMVGERSAQRIRREYLRGILRQDIGFFDTEVSTGDVMHGISSDVAQIQEVIGEKMAHFVHHIFTFICGYLVGFIKAWKVAFVVFSVTPLMMLCGIAYKAVYVGLTAKEEASYQKATNVAQQAISSIRTVLSFVMEDQIANKYARCLEKSSPIGMKIGFAKGAGVGVIYLVTYSQWALAFWYGSLLVAKGEITGGAAIACFFAVNVGGRGLALSLSYFAQFAQGTVAASRVFEIIDRVPEIDPYSSEGRTLSSTKGRIEFKGIKFAYPSRPQAPILRDFNLTIPASKTVALVGASGGGKSTIFALIERFYDPDQGSICLDGHDIRTLRLKWLREQMGLVGQEPMLLPTSILENVMVGKVNATKKEAIAACVAANAHTFISGLPEGYDTQVGDRGAQLSGGQKQRIALARAMVRNPRILLLDEPTSALDSESEVVVQQAIDRISVGRTTIIIAHRLATVRNADTIVVLDHGSIVESGCHRDLMGRAGPYASLVKLAASNNIGNDGDLRPNWPNPQHKARQTSLVDQSEHDLSGSKYVKSMQVVEEEEGKIEVQYPTKPYTTSELWALQRPELPLLVVGFLLGINAGAILSIFPLLLGLALQLYFDEDGAKMKRDVGYLALGLVGLGLASIVSMTGQQGFCGWAGTRLTVKVCNLLFQSILRQEPGWFDFEENSAGVLVSRLSADCTAFRSMLGDRYSILLMGLGSAAVGLGISFILDWRLTLVAVALTPFTLGASYLSLLINVGPKLDNSAYARASTIAAGAVSNIRTVMTFSAQEKIASSFEQALSEPTSKSMKRSQIMGLGLGLSQGAMYAAYTLTLFVGAYLIKKRLSNFGDVYKIFLILVLSSFAVGQLAGLAPDTSGAPMAIDRVFSIVKRRPLINGDRQNGRVMKGGKLLDVELKRVTFAYPTRPYVMVLRDFSMKVKAGSTVAVVGGSGSGKSTVIWLVQRFYDPDVGRVMVGGVDVREMDVKWLRGECALVGQEPALFGGTIRENIAFGGPKASWAEIEEAAKEAHIHKFISGLPQGYETQVGESGVQLSGGQKQRIAIARAILKRSRILLLDEATSALDVESEKHVQEALKEVSRRATTIIVAHRLATIKEADSIAVVRDGKVAEFGSHDALLANHLDGMYAAMVRAEMEAQALP, from the exons ATGGAGGACTTCTCCTTCACCGTCGACACCTCCTACTCCCGCGGCCGTTCCCCTCTCCACGGCCACCACACCACCCCTGCCACCTCCATCTCCCGCAGCCCCCGGCTGCGGCGGAGGTCTCGCCGCCGCCCCTCCACCGATGACATATCATGGCAAAACTCAGTGTCATGGCAGTTCGAGTCCACCGAGTGGCGCCAGCCCGGTGGTTTCGGTGCTGCCCTCAGCCCATGGACCCCAGCATCCACCACCATCCGACCTAACCGCAGCCCGGCCATGTTCAGCCGGTCGGCGAAGGATTACTTCCTCTCAAGAACCTCCAACCCACTCTACGAGCAATCACGTCACGGTAGCAGGCTAGAGCTCCACAGCCATGTCTCGCGCGCTCGCCACCGGTCTCGGGAGTTCAGCAGGCGCAACCATGATGCGAGCACGTCTTCTATATTCACAAACTTGGGAGTCTTTCAAGGTCGAGGAGGCCGAGCCAGCACAACCGGCACCGACGCCTCCTTGGCTGGTCTCGATGAGCTGAGCATGGTCGATTACAGTGTGCCAGAGCTCATCGCTCCCCGAAATAGCCTGCACTCTGCAAGGATCGATCATTCCTTGAACCATCATCAACATCATGATGATCATTTGCATGACGTATCCTTCTCTCATGTTCACGATACCGATCATATCTACGTAACACCGAGGAGGCGCCGTGATGGTGAAGTAAGTTATAGTCATGGAGATAGACATGGTCATGACCTCAGTTCGACGTATGGAGATGGACATGGGCATCACGGGTACAATATGCATGAGTATGATGATGATGGATATGgtgatgaagatgatgatgatgaggaggaggaggaggaggatgtgaGGGTTACTCCTCCTGTGGGTCTATTTAGCTTGTTCAAATATTCGACAACGTCGGACTTGGTTCTTATTTTCTTAGGCTGCATAGGAGCTTTGATCAACGGAGGATCCCTTCCTTGGTACTCCTATTTGTTTGGAGATTTTGTCAACAAGATTGCATTGGAGTCGGTAAATGACAAGGCCCAGATGATGAAGGACGTCCAGACG ATTTGCCTTTATATGGGTGCACTTGCGGCATTAGTGGCGATTGGAGCATATATGG AGATCACTTGTTGGAGAATGGTGGGGGAAAGGTCAGCGCAAAGGATTCGAAGAGAGTACTTAAGAGGCATACTTAGGCAGGATATTGGGTTCTTCGATACCGAAGTTAGCACTGGGGATGTGATGCATGGGATATCCAGTGATGTTGCACAGATCCAGGAAGTAATTGGGGAGAAG ATGGCACATTTTGTTCATCACATTTTCACCTTCATCTGCGGCTACTTGGTGGGCTTCATTAAGGCATGGAAAGTGGCCTTCGTTGTTTTCTCCGTGACACCATTGATGATGCTCTGTGGCATTGCTTACAAGGCAGTGTATGTTGGCCTCACTGCCAAGGAAGAG GCTTCATATCAAAAAGCCACCAACGTAGCTCAGCAAGCAATTAGCTCGATCAGGACCGTGCTGTCGTTCGTGATGGAGGATCAAATAGCCAACAAGTATGCCAGGTGCCTCGAGAAGTCGTCTCCGATCGGGATGAAGATTGGGTTTGCCAAGGGAGCTGGAGTGGGAGTGATCTATTTAGTTACCTACTCGCAGTGGGCTCTCGCCTTCTGGTATGGGTCTCTGCTGGTTGCCAAGGGTGAGATCACTGGAGGAGCAGCCATTGCTTGCTTCTTTGCTGTCAATGTTGGCGGAAG gGGGTTAGCTTTGTCACTATCATATTTTGCACAATTTGCACAAGGAACTGTGGCAGCAAGCAGGGTGTTTGAGATCATCGACAGGGTTCCTGAGATCGATCCCTACAGCTCTGAAGGAAGGACACTCTCATCTACTAAGGGCCGGATTGAGTTCAAAGGAATCAAGTTTGCGTACCCTTCTCGCCCTCAAGCGCCGATCCTTCGGGACTTCAACCTCACCATCCCTGCATCCAAGACTGTAGCCCTGGTCGGAGCCAGTGGGGGCGGCAAATCCACCATTTTTGCTCTCATAGAGAGGTTCTATGATCCAGACCAAG GATCAATCTGTTTGGATGGTCATGATATAAGGACTCTTAGGCTGAAGTGGCTGAGGGAGCAGATGGGGCTGGTGGGCCAAGAGCCCATGCTCTTACCAACCTCCATACTTGAGAATGTGATGGTGGGAAAGGTGAATGCCACCAAGAAGGAAGCCATTGCTGCATGTGTGGCTGCCAATGCCCACACCTTCATCTCCGGCCTTCCGGAGGGCTATGACACCCAG GTTGGTGATCGTGGAGCACAACTCTCCGGCGGCCAGAAGCAAAGAATTGCATTGGCTCGGGCAATGGTAAGGAATCCCCGGATACTCCTCCTCGACGAGCCCACAAGTGCACTGGACTCTGAGTCTGAGGTTGTAGTCCAACAAGCCATCGACCGCATATCTGTTGGTCGGACCACCATTATCATCGCCCACCGCCTAGCTACGGTCCGGAATGCCGACACCATTGTTGTCCTCGACCATGGATCTATTGTTGAATCCGGCTGCCACCGAGACCTCATGGGCCGGGCTGGGCCTTATGCCAGCCTAGTGAAGCTCGCCGCATCCAATAACATCGGGAACGATGGTGATCTTCGGCCCAATTGGCCCAACCCACAGCACAAGGCCCGTCAGACCAGCTTGGTTGACCAGTCAGAGCATGACCTCTCAGGATCCAAGTACGTGAAATCCATGCAAGtggtagaagaagaagagggcaaAATAGAGGTACAATATCCAACCAAACCTTACACCACTTCAGAGCTGTGGGCCCTTCAGAGACCGGAGCTTCCACTCCTCGTCGTCGGGTTTCTTTTGGGTATAAATGCCGGCGCCATCCTCTCCATCTTCCCACTACTTCTCGGCCTGGCACTCCAACTCTACTTCGACGAGGACGGCGCCAAGATGAAGAGAGATGTGGGCTACCTGGCACTAGGCCTGGTGGGCCTGGGCCTAGCCAGCATTGTCTCCATGACTGGCCAGCAAGGCTTCTGCGGGTGGGCTGGAACCCGGCTCACGGTCAAGGTCTGCAACCTTCTTTTCCAGTCGATTCTCCGGCAGGAGCCTGGCTGGTTTGACTTCGAGGAGAACTCGGCAGGTGTATTGGTCTCGAGGCTCTCGGCGGACTGCACCGCCTTCCGGTCCATGCTCGGTGACCGCTACTCAATCCTCTTAATGGGCTTGGGCTCAGCAGCAGTTGGGCTCGGCATATCTTTCATCCTCGATTGGAGGTTAACACTTGTTGCAGTGGCCTTGACTCCCTTTACCCTAGGTGCTAGCTACTTGAGCCTGCTCATTAATGTAGGGCCCAAATTAGACAACAGCGCGTACGCACGTGCGAGCACTATTGCAGCCGGCGCCGTGTCCAACATTCGGACGGTAATGACATTCTCGGCCCAAGAAAAGATCGCGTCATCATTTGAGCAAGCCTTGTCCGAGCCCACTAGCAAGTCCATGAAGCGGTCGCAGATCATGGGCCTTGGGCTTGGGCTCTCCCAGGGGGCCATGTATGCTGCCTACACCCTGACCCTATTTGTTGGTGCATACCTGATCAAGAAGAGACTTTCGAATTTTGGCGATGTGTACAAGATATTTTTGATATTGGTCCTTAGCTCATTCGCTGTGGGCCAGCTAGCGGGCCTGGCCCCTGACACCTCTGGGGCACCAATGGCAATTGACAGGGTGTTTTCAATCGTGAAACGTAGGCCATTGATCAATGGCGATCGACAGAATGGGAGGGTGATGAAGGGGGgaaagttgcttgacgtggagCTGAAGAGGGTGACATTCGCATACCCAACGAGGCCTTACGTGATGGTGCTGAGGGACTTCTCCATGAAGGTGAAGGCAGGGAGCACGGTGGCGGTTGTTGGCGGCAGCGGAAGCGGCAAGTCGACGGTGATATGGCTGGTGCAGCGATTCTACGATCCTGATGTTGGAAGAGTTATGGTGGGTGGGGTGGATGTGAGGGAGATGGATGTGAAGTGGCTGAGGGGAGAGTGCGCCTTAGTGGGCCAGGAGCCGGCCCTCTTTGGAGGAACAATCAGAGAGAATATTGCATTCGGGGGCCCAAAAGCTTCATGGGCTGAGATAGAGGAGGCCGCAAAGGAGGCCCATATCCACAAGTTCATAAGTGGGCTGCCCCAAGGATATGAAACTCAG GTAGGGGAGAGTGGCGTCCAGCTATCGGGCGGTCAGAAGCAGAGGATAGCAATCGCACGCGCAATCCTGAAGCGATCCAGAATTCTATTGTTGGACGAGGCAACCAGTGCATTGGACGTAGAATCTGAGAAGCATGTCCAGGAGGCCTTGAAGGAGGTATCGAGACGTGCTACGACGATCATCGTAGCACATAGGCTTGCAACAATCAAAGAGGCAGACAGCATCGCTGTGGTTCGGGATGGCAAAGTCGCCGAGTTTGGAAGCCATGATGCATTACTCGCGAACCATCTCGATGGGATGTATGCTGCAATGGTTCGAGCAGAAATGGAGGCCCAAGCACTCCCCTAA
- the LOC103702341 gene encoding uncharacterized protein LOC103702341 isoform X1 has product MCLDVVRRKREQGEMASLTPGVLIKLLKNINSDVKVCGEYRSILLQVISIVPAITGSELWPDHGFFIKVSDSSHSTYVSLSKDDNELILTNKLQLGQFIYVDRIEAGTPVPVLIGVRPLPGRNPCMGNPKDLMHMIVPPDIPQAQDNETNTFKSSELSDGEKESPKRRVVIKEEKAVVSSRYMQGVSSINAKSAGSDSNAAGDKVNGNASDVEPQKKIVASKSKQELKSQVWPSTTTTSGYQNNIKVKQESSEGSQKESPTLRNQSNAVKVKQDYTEGSQKEASTPTKNSSTKNTSIIKQRTPSNFHSSSLSNSRRRVVDNMPWDSLPSNLIKPGKGIVRRKNMAFLVAAEAQREATAAAALVKGLSIFADLRKSATEDNPHVSLTKFFSLHRLIDHPNIAIQKDNSFQMPKQAPSDKEKLSKKTSLPNSRNVINAPKFPEESYGNEKLEWARGDGFKEIQEVRDTLRKETQSWFLNFLEGALDTGFHAESRVKKGAKDRAGGHSKESDERIAVTLSQLKDANDWLEQLRNEVGTETETIDRLKQKIYACLLGHVESAASALESRSN; this is encoded by the exons ATGTGCTTAGACGTGGTCAGAAGGAAAAGGGAGCAGGGAGAAATGGCATCCCTTACCCCAGGAGTATTAATAAAGCTTCTCAAGAACATAAATTCTGATGTAAAAGTATGTGGAGAATACCGGTCCATTCTTCTACAAGTGATCAGCATTGTGCCTGCTATAACTGGCTCAGAGTTATGGCCAGACCATGGATTCTTCATAAAAGTTTCTGATTCTTCCCATTCCACATATGTTTCTCTGTCAAAAGATGACAATGAGCTCATCTTGACAAACAAACTGCAACTTGGACAATTTATATATGTCGACAGAATAGAGGCTGGGACCCCAGTTCCTGTCCTTATTGGGGTGCGCCCGTTGCCTGGGAGAAACCCATGTATGGGGAATCCTAAGGATCTAATGCATATGATAGTACCTCCTGATATTCCGCAAGCACAGGATAATGAAACGAACACTTTTAAATCAAGTGAGTTATCTGATGGAGAGAAGGAAAGCCCAAAACGTAGGGTGGTCATTAAAGAGGAGAAGGCTGTCGTTTCTTCTCGATACATGCAGGGTGTTTCGAGCATCAATGCAAAGAGCGCTGGCTCGGATTCTAATGCTGCTGGCGATAAAGTTAATGGTAATGCAAGTGATGTTGAGCCGCAGAAGAAGATTGTTGCTTCTAAAAGCAAGCAAGAGCTAAAATCTCAG GTATGGCCTTCTACTACTACTACCTCTGGCTATCAGAATAACATAAAAGTGAAGCAAGAGTCCTCTGAGGGAAGTCAAAAGGAGTCCCCAACACTTCGCAATCAGAGCAATGCTGTAAAGGTGAAGCAAGACTATACTGAGGGCAGTCAAAAAGAGGCTTCAACACCTACAAAGAACTCATCAACTAAAAATACTTCCATCATAAAGCAGAGGACACCCTCCAACTTCCATTCGTCTTCTTTGAGCAATAGTAGAAGAAGAGTTGTGGATAACATGCCTTGGGACTCTCTTCCTTCCAACCTAATCAAACCTGGCAAG GGAATTGTGAGAAGGAAAAATATGGCTTTTCTTGTAGCAGCTGAGGCTCAGAGAGAAGCAACTGCAGCTGCAGCTCTTGTCAAGGGCCTGAG CATATTTGCTGATCTACGCAAGTCTGCTACCGAGGATAATCCCCATGTCTCCCTTACAAAGTTCTTTTCACTTCACCGGCTCATAGATCATCCAAATATCGCCATTCAGAAAGATAACTCCTTTCAGATGCCTAAACAAGCACCTTCAGATAAAGAGAAGCTGAGTAAAAAGACTTCACTACCTAACAGTAGAAATGTTATAAATGCTCCAAAGTTCCCGGAGGAATCTTATGGAAATGAAAAACTAGAGTGGGCAAGAGGGGATGGTTTCAAAGAGATACAAGAAGTCAGGGATACTCTCAGAAAGGAAACACAGTCATGGTTTTTGAATTTCTTGGAAGGTGCCTTGGATACTGGATTCCATGCAGAGTCCAGAGTGAAGAAGGGCGCAAAAGATCGTGCTGGAGGGCACTCAAAGGAATCAGATGAGCGAATCGCAGTCACACTGTCACAGTTAAAGGACGCAAATGATTGGCTGGAACAGCTCCGGAATGAGGTAGGCACTGAAACAGAGACTATCGATCGGTTGAAGCAGAAGATCTATGCTTGCTTACTTGGCCATGTGGAATCAGCTGCATCAGCTCTTGAAAGCCGAAGCAATTGA
- the LOC103702341 gene encoding uncharacterized protein LOC103702341 isoform X2 has product MASLTPGVLIKLLKNINSDVKVCGEYRSILLQVISIVPAITGSELWPDHGFFIKVSDSSHSTYVSLSKDDNELILTNKLQLGQFIYVDRIEAGTPVPVLIGVRPLPGRNPCMGNPKDLMHMIVPPDIPQAQDNETNTFKSSELSDGEKESPKRRVVIKEEKAVVSSRYMQGVSSINAKSAGSDSNAAGDKVNGNASDVEPQKKIVASKSKQELKSQVWPSTTTTSGYQNNIKVKQESSEGSQKESPTLRNQSNAVKVKQDYTEGSQKEASTPTKNSSTKNTSIIKQRTPSNFHSSSLSNSRRRVVDNMPWDSLPSNLIKPGKGIVRRKNMAFLVAAEAQREATAAAALVKGLSIFADLRKSATEDNPHVSLTKFFSLHRLIDHPNIAIQKDNSFQMPKQAPSDKEKLSKKTSLPNSRNVINAPKFPEESYGNEKLEWARGDGFKEIQEVRDTLRKETQSWFLNFLEGALDTGFHAESRVKKGAKDRAGGHSKESDERIAVTLSQLKDANDWLEQLRNEVGTETETIDRLKQKIYACLLGHVESAASALESRSN; this is encoded by the exons ATGGCATCCCTTACCCCAGGAGTATTAATAAAGCTTCTCAAGAACATAAATTCTGATGTAAAAGTATGTGGAGAATACCGGTCCATTCTTCTACAAGTGATCAGCATTGTGCCTGCTATAACTGGCTCAGAGTTATGGCCAGACCATGGATTCTTCATAAAAGTTTCTGATTCTTCCCATTCCACATATGTTTCTCTGTCAAAAGATGACAATGAGCTCATCTTGACAAACAAACTGCAACTTGGACAATTTATATATGTCGACAGAATAGAGGCTGGGACCCCAGTTCCTGTCCTTATTGGGGTGCGCCCGTTGCCTGGGAGAAACCCATGTATGGGGAATCCTAAGGATCTAATGCATATGATAGTACCTCCTGATATTCCGCAAGCACAGGATAATGAAACGAACACTTTTAAATCAAGTGAGTTATCTGATGGAGAGAAGGAAAGCCCAAAACGTAGGGTGGTCATTAAAGAGGAGAAGGCTGTCGTTTCTTCTCGATACATGCAGGGTGTTTCGAGCATCAATGCAAAGAGCGCTGGCTCGGATTCTAATGCTGCTGGCGATAAAGTTAATGGTAATGCAAGTGATGTTGAGCCGCAGAAGAAGATTGTTGCTTCTAAAAGCAAGCAAGAGCTAAAATCTCAG GTATGGCCTTCTACTACTACTACCTCTGGCTATCAGAATAACATAAAAGTGAAGCAAGAGTCCTCTGAGGGAAGTCAAAAGGAGTCCCCAACACTTCGCAATCAGAGCAATGCTGTAAAGGTGAAGCAAGACTATACTGAGGGCAGTCAAAAAGAGGCTTCAACACCTACAAAGAACTCATCAACTAAAAATACTTCCATCATAAAGCAGAGGACACCCTCCAACTTCCATTCGTCTTCTTTGAGCAATAGTAGAAGAAGAGTTGTGGATAACATGCCTTGGGACTCTCTTCCTTCCAACCTAATCAAACCTGGCAAG GGAATTGTGAGAAGGAAAAATATGGCTTTTCTTGTAGCAGCTGAGGCTCAGAGAGAAGCAACTGCAGCTGCAGCTCTTGTCAAGGGCCTGAG CATATTTGCTGATCTACGCAAGTCTGCTACCGAGGATAATCCCCATGTCTCCCTTACAAAGTTCTTTTCACTTCACCGGCTCATAGATCATCCAAATATCGCCATTCAGAAAGATAACTCCTTTCAGATGCCTAAACAAGCACCTTCAGATAAAGAGAAGCTGAGTAAAAAGACTTCACTACCTAACAGTAGAAATGTTATAAATGCTCCAAAGTTCCCGGAGGAATCTTATGGAAATGAAAAACTAGAGTGGGCAAGAGGGGATGGTTTCAAAGAGATACAAGAAGTCAGGGATACTCTCAGAAAGGAAACACAGTCATGGTTTTTGAATTTCTTGGAAGGTGCCTTGGATACTGGATTCCATGCAGAGTCCAGAGTGAAGAAGGGCGCAAAAGATCGTGCTGGAGGGCACTCAAAGGAATCAGATGAGCGAATCGCAGTCACACTGTCACAGTTAAAGGACGCAAATGATTGGCTGGAACAGCTCCGGAATGAGGTAGGCACTGAAACAGAGACTATCGATCGGTTGAAGCAGAAGATCTATGCTTGCTTACTTGGCCATGTGGAATCAGCTGCATCAGCTCTTGAAAGCCGAAGCAATTGA